DNA sequence from the Chitinophaga flava genome:
TACTTTTCTTTCGATGATACCATCCCGCTCCAGTTCCCGCAATTGCAACGTGAGTGTGGCATGTGTAATATCGTGCATCTTATTGCGCAGTTCACCAAAGCGCAGAGGGCATCCCTTCCGGATAGCATTGAGCAGCAGCAGCTTCCATTTGCCACCGATTACCTTCAGGGCTTTTGTCATGGTACAGTTATTTTCCACTACCAATGGACTTTTATCCCTTTGCATATCTGCTTGTATATCATCATTAGTATCTTTTTCCATACCAGGTATTATTCTTTAAACTACTTGTTATAATCTGTTGCTGGCCGCAACTTTGGCGGCGATAAAGTTAACGAATTGGTTATTTAAAACGATTATACAGGATTAATATGAACAGACTGCAAGTGAAATGGTTATCTCTGCTGATTGTGTCTTCCTCTGTATTTCTGGCCGTGATTGATATTTTTATTGTCAATGTAGCGCTGCCTTCCATCCGGAAAGGCGTGAATGGCACCGAGTCAGATATGCAACTGATCATCGCGCTCTATCTGCTGGGTTATGCGTCTTTTCTGATTACCGGCGGCCGCCTCGGTGATCATTATAGCAGGAAGAAAGTATTTATCACTTCCATGTTATTGTTTACCGTCAGCTCTTTATTATGTGGCCTTGCGCAAACGGCCTTTCAGCTGAACACAGCGCGTTTTGTACAGGGCGTAAGTGCTGCCTTTATGATACCGCAGGGTATCAGTTATATTCATATCCTCTTTCCGGAGCATAAGGAAAGAATCAAGGCACTGGGCATCTATGGGAGCATCGCCGGTTCGGCCTCTGTAATAGGACAGTTCCTGGGTGGGCTGCTACCTGACATACACTGGGTGGTAGAAGGATGGCGCCTGCTGTTCCTGATCAACCTGCCCATCGGCTTTGCAGCGGCGCTGCTGGCCGCCAGGTATCTGCATGATACGCCACCGCAGCAAAGCGGACGATTCGATATCAGCGGTGTGATGCTGCTTACCATTGCGCTCTTTGCGCTGGTATTTCCGTTGATCCGTGGCCGTGAGTTGGGCTGGCCTTTATGGAGTATTTGTTCCCTGGCAGGTTCTGTATTGCTGCTGCTGTTTTTTGCATATGACCAGCGGCGCAAGCTGGCCAAACAAACGAACCCCCTGATTAATATCCGCCTGTTCTCTTACCGGGATTTTAATATCGGTCTTTGTGCTGTACTGTTTTATTTTATGGTACAGGACTCCTATTTTCTCATCAATGTTATTTTTATGCAAACAGGATTGGGCTTTAGTTCTTCTGAAACAGGTATCCTGTTTGTATTCCAGGGTGTTGGGTATGTAGTGGCTTCATTGGTGTCTATCCCGCTGGTAAAACGTTATGGTAAACGTGTTTTACAGGGAGGTGTAGTGATGATGATACTTTCGCTGATGATGCATGTGTTCTTTTTCCGTTCTGATGTGCTCCCCAGGCCGGTGCTGCTGGCCACACTTTTCTTTTATGGAACAGGATGTGGTTCGGTATTGCCTTCTTTACTCACTATGGCGCTGAAGAGCATCCCTGTTCATTTTGCGGGGGCTGCCTCCGGTACTTTTTCCACCTTCCAGCAAACATCGATAGCATTAGGCATAGGCGTAGTGGGTGGTATCTTTTTCAGCATACTAGGCAGCCAGACATCCATTACCGCGTATATGGGCGCTTATCAGACTGCTACCGGTGTTAATATCCTGTTTTTGTTGCTGGTGAGTTTTTTTCTGTATATCCTTC
Encoded proteins:
- a CDS encoding winged helix-turn-helix transcriptional regulator: MEKDTNDDIQADMQRDKSPLVVENNCTMTKALKVIGGKWKLLLLNAIRKGCPLRFGELRNKMHDITHATLTLQLRELERDGIIERKVYAETPPRVEYKLTPIGIKLVPAIEALCDWGEEYYSLFGEPKSCTNGEQF
- a CDS encoding MFS transporter, with translation MNRLQVKWLSLLIVSSSVFLAVIDIFIVNVALPSIRKGVNGTESDMQLIIALYLLGYASFLITGGRLGDHYSRKKVFITSMLLFTVSSLLCGLAQTAFQLNTARFVQGVSAAFMIPQGISYIHILFPEHKERIKALGIYGSIAGSASVIGQFLGGLLPDIHWVVEGWRLLFLINLPIGFAAALLAARYLHDTPPQQSGRFDISGVMLLTIALFALVFPLIRGRELGWPLWSICSLAGSVLLLLFFAYDQRRKLAKQTNPLINIRLFSYRDFNIGLCAVLFYFMVQDSYFLINVIFMQTGLGFSSSETGILFVFQGVGYVVASLVSIPLVKRYGKRVLQGGVVMMILSLMMHVFFFRSDVLPRPVLLATLFFYGTGCGSVLPSLLTMALKSIPVHFAGAASGTFSTFQQTSIALGIGVVGGIFFSILGSQTSITAYMGAYQTATGVNILFLLLVSFFLYILPEEKEARAGS